From a single Populus trichocarpa isolate Nisqually-1 chromosome 17, P.trichocarpa_v4.1, whole genome shotgun sequence genomic region:
- the LOC18107060 gene encoding ABC transporter G family member 1 has translation MASFLQPSTQPNESGPTASMKSSEIQTALEVETISKNAVNDSAKSTPGVFLTWDDLWVTVPNRKHGSKPILQGLTGYAQPGELLAIMGPSGCGKSTLLDALAGRLGSNARQVGEILINGHKQALAYGTSAYVTQDDTLVTTLTVREAVYYSAQLQLPDSMSKLEKMERAEMTIREMGLQDAMNTRIGGWGVKGLSGGQKRRVSICIEILTHPKLLFLDEPTSGLDSAASYYVMRGIARLDHKDGVRRTVIASIHQPSSEVFQLFSNLCLLSSGQTVYFGPASAANEFFALNSFPCPPLQNPSDHFLNTINKDFEKDLEQGLDDAIPTEEVINILVKSYKSSDYWQQVQVKVEEICKEHFEALESRRDHAGFLTQSLVLTKRSFVNMFRDLGYYWLRLAIYVGLGYGLSSIYHDLGSSYGSIQARGSLLMFVSTFLTFMAIGGFPSFVEEMKVFERERLNGHYGATSFAIGNTFSAIPFLVLISLIPGAIAYYPSGLHKGYEHFLYFASTLFACLLLVESMMMAVASIVPNFLMGIITGAGIQGLMVLGGGFFRLPDDLPKPFWKYPLYYVAFHRYAYQGMFKNEFEGLKFTNYQGNGLIKGEEILRDFWQMEMGSSKWVDLAILLGMVVFYRLLFLAIIKTTETIKPIIPGLMSYVNPKQTFQIMEN, from the exons ATGGCTTCTTTTCTTCAACCTTCGACTCAACCGAATGAAAGTGGTCCAACAGCATCCATGAAAAGTTCTGAAATCCAAACCGCATTGGAAGTGGAAACCATTAGTAAAAATGCTGTTAATGACTCCGCTAAAAGTACTCCTGGTGTTTTCTTGACTTGGGACGATTTGTGGGTTACAGTCCCTAATCGAAAACATGGAAGCAAGCCAATCCTTCAAGGTCTAACTGGTTATGCTCAACCAGGAGAGCTCCTAGCTATAATGGGTCCTTCAGGTTGCGGCAAGTCTACACTTCTTGATGCCTTAGCTG GGAGACTAGGTTCCAACGCAAGGCAAGTAGGAGAGATTCTTATCAATGGTCATAAGCAAGCATTGGCTTATGGAACGTCG GCCTATGTGACACAAGATGATACTTTGGTTACAACTTTAACGGTTAGAGAGGCTGTGTACTACTCAGCTCAGCTTCAGTTGCCAGACTCAATGTCAAAGCTAGAAAAGATGGAAAGAGCGGAGATGACAATAAGAGAGATGGGATTGCAAGATGCTATGAATACAAGAATAGGAGGGTGGGGAGTTAAAGGCCTTAGTGGTGGTCAAAAGAGGAGAGTCAGTATTTGCATAGAGATCCTAACACATCCAAAACTTCTTTTCCTTGACGAACCGACAAGTGGGCTTGATAGTGCAGCATCATATTACGTCATGAGAGGAATTGCAAGGTTAGATCACAAAGATGGCGTTAGAAGAACTGTCATTGCATCCATTCATCAGCCTAGCAGTGAAGTATTTCAACTTTTTAGCAATCTTTGCCTTTTGTCTTCAGGCCAAACAGTATATTTTGGCCCTGCTTCTGCAGCAAATGAG TTTTTCGCGTTAAATAGTTTCCCTTGCCCGCCGCTCCAAAACCCATCCGATCACTTCCTAAACACCATAAACAAGGACTTTGAGAAG GATCTTGAACAAGGCTTAGATGATGCAATCCCCACAGAGGAAGTGATTAACATCCTTGTAAAATCCTACAAGTCCTCCGATTACTGGCAACAAGTTCAAGTAAAGGTAGAAGAAATATGTAAAGAG CATTTTGAAGCATTGGAGAGCAGGAGAGACCATGCTGGATTTCTAACTCAGTCTCTTGTTCTAACAAAAAGATCTTTCGTGAACATGTTTCGTGATCTGGGATACTACTGGTTACGCCTAGCTATCTATGTTGGATTGGGTTATGGTCTTTCCTCCATTTATCATGATCTTGGCTCTAGTTATGGTTCCATTCAG GCTAGAGGGTCACTTCTTATGTTCGTATCTACGTTCCTAACATTCATGGCCATCGGTGGATTTCCTTCTTTTGTGGAAGAAATGAAG GTATTTGAACGTGAAAGATTAAATGGGCACTATGGTGCCACTTCTTTCGCTATCGGCAACACGTTCTCTGCTATACCATTTTTGGTACTGATCTCACTAATTCCTGGAGCTATAGCTTACTACCCTTCCGGCCTTCACAAAGGATATGAACACTTTCTATACTTTGCTTCCACCTTATTCGCTTGCCTGTTATTGGTTGAGAGTATGATGATGGCTGTGGCAAGTATTGTACCTAATTTCCTAATGGGAATCATAACAGGGGCCGGAATTCAAGGGCTTATGGTTTTAGGTGGTGGGTTCTTTAGGTTGCCAGATGATCTTCCTAAGCCATTTTGGAAGTATCCATTATACTATGTTGCTTTCCATAGATATGCCTACCAAGGTATGTTCAAGAACGAGTTTGAAGGGCTAAAATTCACCAATTATCAAGGTAATGGCCTGATAAAGGGCGAAGAAATCTTGAGGGATTTCTGGCAAATGGAAATGGGTTCCTCTAAATGGGTTGACCTAGCAATCTTGCTAGGGATGGTTGTCTTTTATAGACTTTTGTTCTTGGCCATTATCAAGACTACTGAGACTATTAAGCCTATTATTCCAGGTCTTATGTCGTACGTGAATCCCAAGCAAACCTTTCAGATCATGGAAAATTAA
- the LOC18107061 gene encoding phosphoribosylaminoimidazole-succinocarboxamide synthase, chloroplastic, whose product MAQCMRTTLNPPKTLLRNPTKSSPVSSPLFHLPKSKKHSRISMSQQNQQELSLDSLISSTRKEEVLGAIKGSLSNCLWETNLLKTVPALKSKVRGKVRDIYDGGDYLVLVTTDRQSAFDKILASIPFKGQVLNETSLWWFDRTRHITQNAIVSSPDKNVTIAKKCSVFPVEFVVRGYVTGSTDTSLWTVYKNGVRNYCGNALPDGLVKSQKLPSNILTPTTKADDHDVPITPEEIVKSGLMTEADYCEASSKALSLFEYGQRVALEHGLILVDTKYEFGKGSDGSVLLIDEVHTPDSSRYWIAHSYEERIQKGLEPENVDKEFLRLWFKDHCNPYEDKVLPDAPEDLVCELAWRYIFLYETITKSKFELPLTEEPIHDRISRNVELALSSLR is encoded by the exons ATGGCTCAGTGTATGAGAACCACCTTAAACCCACCCAAAACCCTCCTCCGCAACCCCACTAAATCCTCACCAGTTTCCAGTCCCTTGTTTCATCTaccaaaatcaaagaaacactCAAGAATTTCCATGTcacaacaaaatcaacaagaatTGTCCCTTGATTCTCTAATCAGCAGCACCCGCAAAGAAGAGGTCCTTGGTGCCATCAAGGGCTCTTTGTCTAATTGTCTCTGGGAGACCAATCTTCTTAAGACTGTCCCTGCTCTCAAATCCAAAGTTAGGGGCAAG GTGAGAGATATATATGATGGCGGGGATTATCTTGTTTTGGTCACAACAGATAGGCAGAGCGCATTTGATAAAATTCTCGCTTCTATTCCCTTCAAAGGACAG GTTTTAAATGAGACCAGTCTATGGTGGTTTGATAGAACTCGGCATATAACCCAGAATGCTATTGTATCATCTCCCGATAAAAATGTCACAATTGCGAAGAAATGTTCTGTTTTTCCTGTTGAATTTGTTG TTAGAGGTTATGTGACTGGAAGTACTGATACGTCACTATGGACGGTTTATAAAAATGGTGTCCGGAATTACTGCGGCAATGCCCTCCCAGACG GCTTGGTAAAAAGCCAAAAGCTACCTTCAAATATACTCACTCCAACTACCAAAGCTGATGATCATGATGTTCCTATAACCCCTGAGGAG ATTGTTAAAAGTGGACTGATGACTGAAGCTGATTATTGTGAAGCCAGTAGTAAAGCGTTGAGCCTGTTTGAATATGGGCAg CGTGTGGCTTTAGAGCATGGCTTGATATTAGTAGACACAAAATATGAATTTGGAAAGGGCTCTGATGGCTCAGTTCTATTGATTGATGAG GTTCATACACCTGACTCAAGCAGATATTGGATTGCCCATTCTTATGAGGAGCGGATTCAGAAAGGCCTCGAACCTGAAAATGTGGATAAG GAGTTCTTGAGGTTATGGTTCAAGGATCACTGCAATCCTTACGAAGACAAG GTCCTCCCTGATGCTCCTGAAGATCTTGTTTGTGAGCTAGCTTGGCG GTATATTTTCTTGTATGAgacaataacaaaatcaaaatttgagttGCCATTGACAGAG GAGCCAATACATGATCGGATCTCAAGAAATGTTGAACTAGCACTATCATCCTTACGGTGA
- the LOC7496613 gene encoding polyadenylate-binding protein 2 isoform X1, which produces MDGDDVDMAAVETAEAVPELDDMKKRLKEMEDEAAALREMQAKVEKEMGSVQDPSASATASQANKEEVDSRSVFVGNVDYACTPEEVQQHFQACGTVNRVTIRSDKYGQPKGYAYVEFVEPEAVQEALLLNESELHGRQLKVTAKRTNVPGMKQFRARRPSPYMGFPPRAAIMPPYLFSPYGYGKVMRYRMPMRYSPYG; this is translated from the exons ATGGACGGTGACGATGTGGACATGGCCGCTGTGGAGACCGCTGAAGCAGTACCA GAACTTGATGATATGAAGAAGAGATTAAAGGAGATGGAAGATGAAGCTGCTGCTCTTCGTGAGATGCAGGCTAAGGTTGAGAAGGAAATGGGTTCTGTTCAAG ATCCTAGTGCTTCTGCTACTGCATCTCAAGCAAATAAAGAGGAAGTAGATTCTCGATCAGTGTTTGTTGGTAAT GTGGATTATGCGTGCACCCCTGAAGAAGTGCAGCAGCATTTTCAGGCATGTGGGACAGTAAATAGGGTCACTATCCGTTCTGACAAGTATGGCCAACCAAAGGGTTATGCATATGTCGAATTTGTTGAGCCAGAGGCTGTGCAGGAGGCTCTCCTTTTAAATGAATCTGAATTACATGGCCGCCAGTTGAAG GTAACTGCTAAGCGGACCAATGTACCTGGGATGAAGCAGTTTCGCGCTCGTCGACCCAGCCCGTACATGGGGTTTCCACCCAGGGCTGCAATTATGCCTCCTTATCTCTTCTCTCCTTATGGATATGG GAAGGTAATGAGATATAGAATGCCAATGCGTTACAGCCCCTATGGCTAA
- the LOC7496613 gene encoding polyadenylate-binding protein 2 isoform X2 encodes MKLLLFVRCRLRLRRKWVLFKVDYACTPEEVQQHFQACGTVNRVTIRSDKYGQPKGYAYVEFVEPEAVQEALLLNESELHGRQLKVTAKRTNVPGMKQFRARRPSPYMGFPPRAAIMPPYLFSPYGYGKVMRYRMPMRYSPYG; translated from the exons ATGAAGCTGCTGCTCTTCGTGAGATGCAGGCTAAGGTTGAGAAGGAAATGGGTTCTGTTCAAG GTGGATTATGCGTGCACCCCTGAAGAAGTGCAGCAGCATTTTCAGGCATGTGGGACAGTAAATAGGGTCACTATCCGTTCTGACAAGTATGGCCAACCAAAGGGTTATGCATATGTCGAATTTGTTGAGCCAGAGGCTGTGCAGGAGGCTCTCCTTTTAAATGAATCTGAATTACATGGCCGCCAGTTGAAG GTAACTGCTAAGCGGACCAATGTACCTGGGATGAAGCAGTTTCGCGCTCGTCGACCCAGCCCGTACATGGGGTTTCCACCCAGGGCTGCAATTATGCCTCCTTATCTCTTCTCTCCTTATGGATATGG GAAGGTAATGAGATATAGAATGCCAATGCGTTACAGCCCCTATGGCTAA
- the LOC7461267 gene encoding protein EXORDIUM-like 2: MAFNYYFTTLAFLLCFLAPSFAALVQEQPLVLKYHNGILLKGNITVNLIWYGQFTPIQRSIIVDFINSLNSKGAPLPSTSSWWKTTEKYRGGSSSLSVGHQILHEEYTLGKILKSQHLIALASKTHFAVSSINVVLTAKDVVVDGFCMSKCGTHGSTKSGSGRGTYIWVGNSDLQCPGQCAWPFHQPIYGPQTPPLIAPNGDVGVDGMVINLATLFANTVTNPFNSGYFQGPPTAPLEAVSACTGQFGSGSYPGYPGRVLVDKVTGASFNAYGVNGRKYMLPAMWDPQSSACKTLV; this comes from the coding sequence ATGGCTTTTAATTACTACTTCACCACTCTGGcttttctcctctgtttccttgCCCCTTCATTCGCGGCTCTGGTTCAAGAACAGCCTTTGGTGCTGAAATACCATAACGGCATCCTCTTGAAAGGAAACATCACCGTTAATCTAATCTGGTATGGCCAGTTTACACCAATCCAGCGGTCCATAATCGTTGACTTCATCAACTCCTTGAACTCTAAAGGGGCCCCACTTCCTTCTACCTCGTCATGGTGGAAAACAACTGAGAAATACCGTGGTGGCTCCTCCTCGCTCAGCGTAGGCCATCAAATCCTTCATGAAGAGTACACGCTCGGCAAAATCTTGAAGTCCCAACATTTGATAGCTCTGGCTTCGAAAACCCATTTCGCCGTTAGCTCTATCAACGTAGTTTTGACGGCAAAAGATGTTGTCGTTGATGGGTTTTGCATGAGCAAGTGTGGGACTCACGGGTCAACAAAGTCCGGCTCGGGTCGGGGCACGTACATTTGGGTCGGTAATTCTGACCTCCAATGTCCGGGTCAGTGTGCCTGGCCATTCCACCAGCCAATTTATGGCCCACAAACACCACCGCTGATAGCACCCAACGGAGACGTTGGAGTTGACGGGATGGTCATCAACTTGGCCACTTTGTTTGCTAACACCGTTACCAACCCGTTCAATAGTGGGTATTTTCAGGGCCCACCCACCGCTCCTTTGGAGGCTGTTTCGGCCTGTACCGGGCAGTTCGGGTCCGGGTCGTACCCGGGCTATCCTGGCCGGGTCCTGGTTGATAAGGTCACGGGTGCTAGCTTCAATGCTTATGGCGTGAACGGAAGGAAGTATATGTTGCCTGCTATGTGGGATCCACAATCAAGTGCATGCAAGACACTTGTGTGA